The Rhodanobacteraceae bacterium genomic sequence CACCTTCTGTTCGTTGTCCGGGTGGTGGGCGAGGTCGGTGGTGAGCGCGCGATCGATCTTCAGGTAATCGGCGTCGATGTGCTTCAAGGCCTGGAACGAGTTGAGGCCCGAACCGAACTGTTCGAGTTCGAAGCCACCGCCGCTCTTGCGCCAGCGGTCGACGAACTCGCGCGCGGGTTTCAGGCAGGTCATCACCTTGGCCTCGGGCACCTCGAACACCAGTTGCGAAGCCTTGACGTTGGCCGCGGCGAGTTTGGCGTCCACCCAGTCGGCGAGGGTTTCATCGTGCAGCGTCAGCGTCGAGAGCTTGATGAACAGGGTGGTCGGCCTGGCTTCGCCGCCGCGTTCGCCCAGCGCCTTGATCGCGTGTTCGATCACCCAGCGGTCGATTGCCAGCAGGCGGTCGTTGCGCTCGGCGATCGGCATGAAGTGCGCCGGCATCACTTCCTCGGTGGGGCCGCGCATCCGCAACAGTACTTCGTAGAATTCGCCTTCCTCGCCCTGCAGGTTGATCACGGGCTGGTAGTACAGCAGGAAGCCATCCTGTTCCAGGGCCGCGTCGATCATGTCCAGCCATTGTTGCTGGCGTGCGGCCTCGGCCTTGTCGGCGGCGGCGGGATCGTGGATGTCGATGCGGTTGCCGCCCTGGCCGGCAGCGGCGCGCAAGGCGTCGTCGGCCAGCGACAGCAGCACCTGCGACTTGGCGTTCTTCTCGCCGAGCAGGCTGCCGCCGATGCTGATGGTGAGGCTGGTGGAATGCCCGCCGGCCTCGATGATCGCGGTTTCGACGCTGGCGCGCAGCGATTCCGCGATCTGCTGCACGTCGGCCTGCGCGTGCCCGGACAGCAGGATGCCGAACGAATGGTCGCCGATGCGGCCGGCGCGGTCCGATTCGCCGAGGCGCTGCTTGATGGTGCCGGCCAGTTGGCGCAGCACGTCGTCGGCGCCGGTGATGCCGACGGTGTCGATCACAGCGCGGTAGTTGTCGGGCTCCAACAGCAACAGCGCCTGGTCGGTGGCGCCGTCGATCGCGCGCGCCACGGCTTCGTCCACCGTCTCCAGGAAATGCGTGCGGTTGTACAGGCCGGTCAGCGGATCGCGGGTCTTCAGCCGGTGCAGTTCCTTTTCCGTCTCGGTGCTGGTGGCGGGCAGGCGGAACACGATCTGCTGGCAGGGTTCGCCCTCGTAGGTTGCGGGCGAAAATTCCATCACCGCCTCGAAGGTGCTACCGTCGCCGCGCTGCGCGGTCAGGTCGAGCCTGGACGGCGGTTTCTCGCCGCGCGCCAGGCGCTTCAGCAGGTCCTTGAAGTCGGCGGTGTGTTGCGGCGCGATCAGGTCGAGGATGGTGAGTCCCTCGACGTCCTCGAAGCTCTCGAAGCCGAACATTTCCAGGTACGCGTTGTTGGCGCGCACGTGGGTGCCTTCGTGGATGTAGGCGATCGGGTCGCGCGAGGAATCCAGCAGCGCGTCGCAGCGACGCTCGGATTCGCGCAGCGCCGCTTCCAGCCTGCGCACGTTGCGGCGGGTGTTGAGCGAATCCAGTTCGCGCCGCACCACCGCCTGCAACTGATCGTGGCGGTTGCGCAGGGCGATGCCGCGCACGTTGCGATGGGTCAGGATGGTCGCGACCGCGTCGTCCGTGAGCTTGTCGGCGAGCGCCAGCAGCGCGACGTCCTTGCCGGTGGCGTCGAGCGCGCGGCCGATCGCGGCGAGGGTGATCTCCTTGCAGTCCGGGTTGGCCAGCACGAGGTCCGGCGTGAACGATTCCAGCGAGGCCGCCAGTTCCTCTTCGGTCGAGATGCGCTGCGGGCGCAGCGCGATGCCGCTGTTACGCAGCACGCTGATGATCTGCTCGGCGTCCTCCGCCTGATCCTCGGCGATGATCAGTTTGGTGATGGGTTCGGGCAGCATGGGCGCCTTTGGGTATCCTTTGACAGTGCCGTGATGGCCGGCCGGACTCTTGCCTGCGGCCTCCGTTCCGGCAACGCTCGATGCGCCGCCCGGCGGAAGCTTTGCGCGAGCCTTCCTGGCCCGCATCTGCCGAGAAGGCTTTTTTACCCGATCGGCAGCAACGGCGCCAGCTTGCACGTCACAATGGGTGTTTCGCATGTTCGCCTGCCACTTCGCGCACCAGCCGCGGCACAAGATACCCCGGAAGGCGTACATGCAACATATCGGCCAACGCGCGTGCGCGGGCGTCAGGCAGCTCGAAGTGGGCGGCGCCCCGCACCCGGTCGAGCTGGTGCAGGTAGTAGGGCAGCACGCCGCAGGCGAACAGGCGTTCGGAAAGGCGGGCCAGCACATCGGCATCGTCGTTGATGCCGCGCAGCAGCACGGACTGGTTGAGGAGGATCACGCCGGCTTCGCGCAGACGCGCGCAAGCCGCGCCAACACTGGCGTCCAGCTCGTTCGGGTGGTTCGCGTGGAGCACCAGCACGCGTTGCAGCGGCAGGCCGGACAGCCATGCCAGCAAGGCATCGTCGATGCGTTCCGGCAGCACCACCGGCAGCCGCGAGTGGATGCGCAGGCGGATGATGTGCGGCA encodes the following:
- a CDS encoding PAS/PAC domain-containing protein — its product is MLPEPITKLIIAEDQAEDAEQIISVLRNSGIALRPQRISTEEELAASLESFTPDLVLANPDCKEITLAAIGRALDATGKDVALLALADKLTDDAVATILTHRNVRGIALRNRHDQLQAVVRRELDSLNTRRNVRRLEAALRESERRCDALLDSSRDPIAYIHEGTHVRANNAYLEMFGFESFEDVEGLTILDLIAPQHTADFKDLLKRLARGEKPPSRLDLTAQRGDGSTFEAVMEFSPATYEGEPCQQIVFRLPATSTETEKELHRLKTRDPLTGLYNRTHFLETVDEAVARAIDGATDQALLLLEPDNYRAVIDTVGITGADDVLRQLAGTIKQRLGESDRAGRIGDHSFGILLSGHAQADVQQIAESLRASVETAIIEAGGHSTSLTISIGGSLLGEKNAKSQVLLSLADDALRAAAGQGGNRIDIHDPAAADKAEAARQQQWLDMIDAALEQDGFLLYYQPVINLQGEEGEFYEVLLRMRGPTEEVMPAHFMPIAERNDRLLAIDRWVIEHAIKALGERGGEARPTTLFIKLSTLTLHDETLADWVDAKLAAANVKASQLVFEVPEAKVMTCLKPAREFVDRWRKSGGGFELEQFGSGLNSFQALKHIDADYLKIDRALTTDLAHHPDNEQKVRELCSQARAAGKRVVVEWIEEASSMPTLFSAGVNFAQGNFLATAAAEMHAVT